In one Nicotiana tomentosiformis chromosome 6, ASM39032v3, whole genome shotgun sequence genomic region, the following are encoded:
- the LOC104103556 gene encoding psbP domain-containing protein 6, chloroplastic: MRFSTHTHTNMAFSSVKPLSSIFSNSDPPLFTSAKTQQSLKKNNIDLSLSRRDFMNVGLCVMPLVLSPPPPPSIAREVAVGSYLPPSPTDSSFVLFKATPKDTPALRAGNVQPYTFILPPTWKQTRVANILSGNYCQPKCAEPWVEVKFEDEKQGKVQVVASPLIRLTNKPNATIEDIGTPEKVIASLGPFVTGNTLDPDELLETSIEKRGDLTYYKYVLETPYALTGSHNLAKATAKGNTVVLFVVSASDKQWSSSPKTLEAILDSFEV; encoded by the exons ATGCGTTtctccacacacacacacacaaacatggCGTTTTCTTCAGTGAAGCCATTGTCCTCAATCTTCTCAAATTCAGATCCACCATTATTCACATCTGCAAAAACCCAGCAAAGTTTGAAGAAAAACAACATAGATCTATCATTATCGAGAAGAGATTTCATGAATGTTGGACTTTGTGTAATGCCACTGGTCTTATCTCCTCCTCCTCCGCCTTCCATTGCTCGAGAAGTTGCAGTTGGTTCTTACCTGCCTCCTTCTCCTACTGACTCTTCTTTTGTTCTCTTCAAAGCCACTCCTAAAGACACCCCTGCTCTTCGTGCCG GAAATGTGCAGCCTTACACGTTTATTCTTCCTCCAACCTGGAAACAAACTCGTGTAGCTAACATATTATCTGGAAATTATTGCCAACCCAAATGTGCAGAGCCGTGGGTGGAGGTGAAGTTTGAAGATGAAAAACAGGGTAAAGTTCAAGTGGTGGCTTCTCCTTTGATCCGTCTCACAAACAAACCTAATGCAACTATTGAAGACATTGGGACCCCTGAGAAAGTTATTGCTTCTCTTGGTCCTTTTGTCACAGGAAACACATTGGATCCAGATGAACTCCTTGAGACTTCTATAGAGAAACGTGGTGATCTAACG TATTACAAGTACGTTCTTGAAACTCCATATGCTCTTACTGGATCGCACAACCTAGCAAAGGCAACGGCGAAGGGAAATACTGTTGTCCTCTTTGTGGTCAGTGCCAGTGACAAACAGTGGTCTTCATCACCGAAAACTCTAGAGGCTATTCTTGACTCCTTCGAAGTGTAG
- the LOC104103555 gene encoding F-box protein CPR1-like — protein MENILLNLSPKTIFICRSVCKSWLNLISLPDFSKLHLSKSHANLFIYFSQSSWGELPSTSVFKFVNFEDTPRYHNFIYEPNLDLDMKPNFPDVDFSLVGSIHGLVCLFRMHCDSGLDDVYIFNPTTREYITLPEVKGLRKYPNLVTYGFGLDPVRMEYKVVRIYQVETHDPAKGAYYTSEVQVYTLGTGSWRSIGNVKLCFGCRDFGVYLNGKLHWLVGDVDGNESICFIDMQDELSHTFSTAPGFNKENCPNLLNLGVLGNHLCICDNNAESHLDVWVMKEYGVTSSWSEEIVINITPEWNWIC, from the coding sequence ATGGAAAATATTCTCTTAAACCTATCACCAAAAACAATCTTCATTTGCAGGAGTGTTTGCAAGTCTTGGTTAAACCTAATTTCACTGCCTGATTTTTCCAAACTTCATCTCTCAAAATCCCATGCTAACCTTTTCATCTACTTTTCTCAGAGTTCCTGGGGTGAACTTCCCTCAACAAGTGTTTTCAAGTTTGTAAATTTTGAAGATACACCTCGTTATCATAATTTCATATATGAACCAAATCTTGACCTCGACATGAAACCCAACTTTCCAGATGTTGATTTCTCTCTAGTTGGCTCAATCCATGGTCTTGTTTGCCTATTCCGTATGCACTGTGATAGTGGTCTTGACGATGTTTATATTTTCAATCCAACTACTCGAGAATATATCACTCTTCCTGAGGTTAAAGGGCTAAGAAAGTACCCAAATTTAGTCACTTATGGCTTTGGGTTAGATCCTGTGAGAATGGAATACAAAGTGGTAAGAATTTATCAAGTAGAAACTCATGATCCTGCAAAAGGAGCATATTACACATCGGAAGTTCAAGTGTACACTCTTGGGACAGGGTCTTGGAGAAGTATAGGCAATGTCAAGCTATGTTTTGGATGTCGAGATTTTGGGGTATATTTGAATGGAAAGCTTCATTGGTTAGTTGGAGATGTTGATGGAAATGAGTCAATCTGTTTCATTGACATGCAGGATGAGTTATCTCACACCTTTTCCACTGCTCCTGGATTTAACAAAGAAAACTGCCCAAATCTTCTAAATCTTGGAGTGTTGGGAAATCATCTTTGCATATGTGACAATAATGCAGAAAGTCATCTTGATGTGTGGGTGATGAAGGAATATGGAGTGACAAGTTCTTGGAGCGAAGAAATTGTCATAAACATAACACCAGAATGGAATTGGATTTGCTAA